The genomic stretch aaaataataataaagtaataaaaataataataatttaataattatcaagtgaaaaaaataagaacttaAGGTTAAAGTCAAAGTTCTGTCGATTGTGATGATGCACGCCTAGGAGCACTGAAGATACTGTGTTATATTTTTTCACGTACATGTAAATATTTTCTGCAGGTAGTACATTATGGAGATGGAGGACACTATCACTGTCACCATGATTCTAACGAAGTCGATAGCTCTCTTCCTTGTTGCACATACGAAAATCAAAACAGTTCTGCTTGCCGACTGTGTAGATTTTTGACTGTAATGTTTTTCTTAAACAATGTAACCTACGGCGGTGAAACGGCTTTTCAACTTGCTGATAACGAGACTTTTGCATCTGAAGCTTGGGAAAGCGAGGCAGTACGTAAATGTAATCTGGTTGATAATTGTGAAGAAAGCAATTTGGTTATTAAACCTGTCAAAGGCACCGCAATAATGTGGTACAATCATGAAATTGATCAAGCAAGCGGATGGCTGGGCGAATTAAACCCAATGACGTATCATGGAGGCTGTGACGTCACCGATCACGACAAATGGATTGCTAATGTGTGGATAAATATTATTGGAGGAAAAGGAACACGTGATTCATATAATGGATGGCTAGGAAAGAGAATGGTAGACATGAAAGAAGATCTTTGAGATATTTGGACAAAAATTTATGGATTTTTTATGACTTACTATTGTCCACACGTctgacaaaatgaaaaaaagtataCGCATTAAAATGTCCATTTAAGGCTTTTGATTTTAATTGCTAGTCAAACGAATTTAGCTACGTCGTCCTTTTAACACCTGTAATTAATGCataatgatatatattttatatatgatatatctgctttttgtttttattgtttgtttattattattctatTTTAATTTGCTCCTATTTATTCTTCTGAAACTTCAATCAAGACAACCAGCAGCTATTGTACCAGCAAAGTGTATTTGTATGTAAAAAAGCCCGTTTTGTTACGTACAGCGTCAACGTACGCTGATTTCAACACTCGAACCTTTATTActtcaaattattttcttcaagccTTTAAACCGTTCTTGATATTTTGGTATAAGCAATTCCCCAATTTCTTAAATCTGAGGTAACATTATTTTATTACTTCTATGCTTAGAGAACGAGGTAGCTATCAGGAGAGTGTATTGACGAGATTTTAAGGAACATAATCACTTTACGTTAATGTTTTTGGAAGTTCtcgacaacctcgtccacagagtttactaattttttttgtaatacatCCCTGTACAAGTACACTTGTATCGTATTGCTTTACAACATGCAACTATCTGGGCCCATTCTAATAAGTCTCTTTTCGATAACtgacggcgagacgaacatggTTGTTTCGCTGTGCGATATCAAAATTAAACATAAGTGCCTGGTAACGAGGTTAAAAAGGACCGTTTTAATAGGCAGCCCTGAAATCTACAATGTTTATAACATTGATTTAAGATATGAAGGAAATATTAACAAGAAAACAACTAAAATAAATATCCGTAATAGGAAGGAAATTTTGTTGCGTTGTATAATATAAAATTCACATGGTCAACTTggtattgtatttttaattataacatGGAATTAAACATGCATAAATATGCAACCTCGCGTTTATGCAAAGAATCTCTTTAATagtagccgtattccgtctgtatGTTTGCGCACGAGAAAAAtgtcgtgttacggaaacacggaaTGTGATAaacaaaggacgggcgaccccgcggaccccccgctgagttagaaaatgatgttacggaaacacgaatatcaaatgcaatataattttatccactttgttgcgacgggtaaatataatggatgggagaacccatggatttttccacaggcaacgactagtctctataataatagccgtattttgtctgcttGTCCGCAAGAAAAacgtcgtgttacggaaacacaaaatgcgacATATAAAGGATGGATTAACGACTATAATATATAACATTTCTTCAATGATATTAACGTGAGGATgaggttaatttttttcaccatggaTTCAATATAACTACTCGCATAAAAAGAGTGATTATTATTTAGAAAATTCTGTTAGTACAAAATATAGTCAGGATAAATATTATTTAAGGTCTAATTCTTTTTGTGGTGTTTTTTATGCTTcactaattttgattttttagcgGGAATTACATATCGTGCGCAGCAGTGAGATGGACATCCAAAAGAGCATGAAACAGGTGAGCACGAGGGCGTGCATCCAATTGGTGGTGGCGGcggtggaggtggtggtggtggtgggcACGGTATACATGGTGGTTGAATAGGAGCTGGTGGTGGGCATGGCGGTGGACATGGAggtggtggaggtggtggtggaggaGGGCAGACAGGTTGACAAGATGGTGGAGGTGGAGGTGGAGGACTACAACAAGAAGCATCACAAGAAGGAGCACATGCAGCTGAACATGGTGGCGGGCATGTTAACGGTCTTGGTTTAGCCATAGGTGCTGGTGGCGGTGGGTAATTTGGTCCAGGCTCGTATTTAGCACGCTCTTTCCACAATTCAATCTTTGGAGGCTCTTGTGGTGGCGGTGGTGGAGGAGGAGGAGCCATTTGTTGTTGAGTACAACATTGCTGTGCACAGCTTGGAGCACATGAGGCTGGACAGGAAGGTGCACACATGCTACCGTATGCTGCATATGGATCTGGAGGTGGAGTTTGATCTGTAATAAAAGTGCAGTAAATAATAAATATGTAAGTTATAattaggttaaaaaaattatattcatgGTACTTACCTATAATCATGCTTCCTTGTACGGTTCCGTCTGGCATCACTTGTTGGTAGCCATGGACGCCATCATCCTTAAACTCGACTGGTGCATATGGATCTTGTTTCTCTGGCTCTTGTGGTTCCTGTTGTTTGGGTGGAGGATGTGGTGGCTCTACGCCACTTCCCTCTGCAATAAAAAGCAATTCAATATTAGTGAGCGTCTGTCCATTTTTCGATTTCAAGTAGTTAAAGAATTTATGAAAATATAGTCCGTATATTCGAAACATTTACTGATTTTCATCAAACAGTTAAAAAGCTTAAggtttaaaaatcatttataaTGATTAATTTATAGTTGAAAGTATACCTTCTGATCGTGAGTCGGGGTTCTCATGCTCGTCAGTGCTTCCGTCTTCATAACTATCATCACTTCTTGCAGCTGGACTTTCTTCTGTACTTTCCTGTGGTCCATCATCATGATTTTCTTCGTCATCATCGCCATCTCCTTCCTCGTCTACGTAATGTAAAACatcgtttttataaaaaatgaacgattgtctaaaaaattatttttagttttgggGGATTGGGGGGACTTCTCTGTTGTGTTCGCATACACATATCCGCACTGTGGAACAATTCAGCGAATGTAAATCAAAGCCCATGTCATCCTCTATCATGAAATTTGGACACATACATTGATCTGAACTGCATAGTTCAAAACTGACAGCCTTATCTATAAACAAACAATTTGAAAAAGAAGCTCTATTAATTCAGTAATAgtatcaagtaaattttttatttttaaactccctctctcattttaaaaatcaaggtTTATTTAACCGAGATCTTTTAATGTCTACACATGAAAAGCGAACCAGTCTGTGTTGCTGGAAAACTTGCCTGATTTTTTGGACATAACGGTTAGCTGAGATGAAATTTTCCACATAAATAGGCCAACTTGGGTGAGCAGGTTTTTCACAGCGTACTTGAATGAAGCTCAAGCAGAGCACTTTATCTGACGCAAATAAGCTTACAGCTTGGTCTGGCCAAATGAAGGATTTAATGTGCCACGAGCTTATTTCACCCTGTCCTAACTTGACCAGTTCGTCGCGTGTGGACACGCAATGTTTACATTCAAGGTAGCTAGTAGCTATGTAATGTATAATATTGCctaacaacatatttttttcaatctataaaactaatttttgtgttttattaaGTGTTTATATTCTTTTAGACCAGGCGGATATTGATTATGCGTAAAAGCTATAAACGAATGCGAAGTGTCGTTTCAATTTTCAGAATTCTGGTTGATTCTTATTTCAAGAAATATTAAAAGCTAcaaatttactttttaaaatcacTTTGGTTTTTGTGAAGACAAATATTATAAACTGATCAGGAAAGTCACGGGATGTTTGTACTTCTAGGCGTAGAGTGTGGGCAAATTTAGCATACACCTAGCTATCTCTTTATATCGTCCTATATTATACCATAACATGcatattatttatttagaaaatcCATTGAAATTTTACCTTCATCTTGCTCTTGTTGGAAGTGCTTTGAGCTTACTGGTTT from Hydractinia symbiolongicarpus strain clone_291-10 chromosome 12, HSymV2.1, whole genome shotgun sequence encodes the following:
- the LOC130622646 gene encoding uncharacterized protein LOC130622646; translated protein: MRWYLLLSVVLIIAIYAECKSIGGRKKKAHKALSQVQKEFQSLSDSVKEEAHRVAVADRKRIKTEKVKPVSSKHFQQEQDEDEEGDGDDDEENHDDGPQESTEESPAARSDDSYEDGSTDEHENPDSRSEEGSGVEPPHPPPKQQEPQEPEKQDPYAPVEFKDDGVHGYQQVMPDGTVQGSMIIDQTPPPDPYAAYGSMCAPSCPASCAPSCAQQCCTQQQMAPPPPPPPPQEPPKIELWKERAKYEPGPNYPPPPAPMAKPRPLTCPPPCSAACAPSCDASCCSPPPPPPPSCQPVCPPPPPPPPPPCPPPCPPPAPIQPPCIPCPPPPPPPPPPPPIGCTPSCSPVSCSFGCPSHCCARYVIPAKKSKLVKHKKHHKKN